One stretch of Tepiditoga spiralis DNA includes these proteins:
- the nagA gene encoding N-acetylglucosamine-6-phosphate deacetylase yields MILKNCLIVDPLDGEYTGEVLIEKNIIKKITQKTLSYDKILMPGFIDTHTHGYNGIDTMNATKEEFKKWSLLNFKNGVTTFFPTTVTASNKNLLKVLDTVEKINDTSIKGVHLEGPFINKEKMGAQNPDYIRIFTNEELNELMRPIVKIMTISPELNDISAFNDVKLSIGHSNGKYEDFKNAFKKGINRITHFPNALRPLHHREIGGMGSGLYFDFNLELICDGYHTSPEFIDMVYKIKGADKLFLITDSISATNLNDGTYTLGDLNVFVKDNKATLKNGTIAGSTLKFIDAVKNFKKFTNCTLQELSKVSSYNAAKDLKLEKIGRIKEEFYANIVVLDKNLNILKTIFNGIDQNISTY; encoded by the coding sequence ATGATATTAAAAAATTGTCTTATTGTTGATCCATTGGATGGTGAATATACTGGAGAAGTTTTAATTGAAAAAAACATTATAAAAAAAATAACTCAAAAAACTTTATCTTATGACAAGATATTAATGCCAGGTTTTATAGATACGCATACTCATGGTTACAATGGAATTGATACGATGAATGCTACAAAAGAAGAGTTTAAAAAATGGAGCTTATTAAATTTCAAAAATGGAGTTACTACATTTTTCCCTACAACAGTAACAGCTTCTAATAAGAATTTATTGAAAGTTTTGGATACTGTTGAAAAAATAAATGATACATCAATAAAAGGAGTCCACCTTGAAGGACCTTTTATAAATAAAGAAAAAATGGGAGCTCAAAATCCTGATTATATTAGAATATTTACTAATGAAGAGTTAAATGAATTAATGAGACCCATAGTAAAAATAATGACTATTTCTCCAGAATTAAATGATATATCAGCTTTTAATGATGTTAAACTTTCAATTGGACATTCTAATGGAAAGTATGAAGATTTTAAAAATGCTTTTAAAAAAGGGATAAATAGAATAACACATTTTCCAAATGCATTAAGACCTTTACATCATAGAGAAATTGGTGGAATGGGAAGTGGATTATATTTTGATTTTAATTTAGAATTAATTTGTGATGGTTATCATACTTCTCCGGAATTTATAGATATGGTCTATAAAATAAAGGGGGCAGATAAATTATTTTTAATTACTGATTCAATATCTGCAACAAATTTAAATGATGGTACTTATACACTTGGAGATTTGAATGTATTTGTAAAAGATAATAAAGCAACATTAAAAAATGGTACTATTGCGGGAAGTACTTTAAAGTTTATAGATGCAGTAAAAAATTTTAAAAAGTTTACAAATTGTACTCTACAAGAACTATCAAAAGTTTCATCTTATAATGCTGCAAAAGATTTAAAGCTTGAAAAAATTGGTAGAATAAAAGAAGAGTTTTATGCAAATATAGTTGTTTTGGATAAAAACTTAAATATATTAAAAACTATTTTTAATGGTATAGATCAAAATATCAGCACTTATTAA
- a CDS encoding SIS domain-containing protein: protein MKTLEEILKIPKLLNKKISFELNKEKKYLFVGCGSSYNIGLTVSEVMKKNGYSANVKTGGNIVLFDNENYDEAILITRTGTSTETVNSAKNLKKKNIHTIGITCGKDTDIVKNTDESFVFDFANEESVVMTGSFVYILNFLLNGIKEFDLSEDSKKVLDESIKKIDKLNLKNYDHFVFLGFNENYGISKEGALKLQEMALARCEFHEPLEYRHGPKSTLTNKTLVIFNTTGTEMEKSLEEELIKMGARVLTIGEKKEINIKNLSGFETPLRIIPIQYLGYKLAILKGLNPDNPKNLSKSVIL from the coding sequence ATGAAAACTTTAGAAGAAATTTTAAAAATACCTAAATTATTAAATAAAAAAATATCTTTTGAATTAAATAAAGAAAAAAAATATTTATTTGTTGGATGCGGTTCTTCTTATAATATTGGATTAACTGTTTCTGAAGTAATGAAAAAAAATGGGTATAGTGCTAATGTGAAAACAGGTGGAAATATTGTATTATTTGATAATGAAAATTACGATGAAGCAATACTAATAACAAGGACAGGAACATCAACAGAAACGGTAAATTCAGCAAAAAATTTAAAAAAGAAAAATATACATACAATAGGAATAACCTGTGGAAAGGATACAGATATAGTAAAAAATACAGATGAAAGTTTTGTTTTTGATTTTGCAAATGAAGAAAGTGTTGTTATGACGGGATCCTTTGTTTATATATTGAATTTTTTGTTAAATGGAATAAAAGAATTTGATTTATCAGAAGATTCAAAAAAAGTATTAGATGAATCTATAAAAAAAATAGATAAATTAAACTTAAAAAATTATGATCATTTTGTTTTTTTAGGATTCAATGAAAATTATGGGATTTCAAAGGAAGGAGCTTTAAAACTACAAGAAATGGCTCTTGCAAGATGTGAATTTCATGAACCATTAGAATATAGACATGGTCCAAAATCTACGTTAACAAATAAAACTTTAGTAATTTTTAATACTACTGGAACTGAAATGGAGAAATCTTTGGAGGAAGAATTAATAAAAATGGGAGCTCGTGTTCTTACAATTGGTGAAAAGAAAGAAATAAATATAAAAAATTTAAGTGGTTTTGAAACACCATTAAGAATTATACCTATTCAATATTTAGGTTATAAGTTAGCAATTTTAAAAGGACTAAATCCAGATAATCCTAAAAATCTTTCTAAATCAGTGATATTATGA
- a CDS encoding BadF/BadG/BcrA/BcrD ATPase family protein, producing MKILGIDGGGSNLRYCINNKKAVLKFGVNLTAETSEFLTKKFSELKKITGKVDKIVASLSGVENEKIKEKTYNILKNVFEINNIILKNDIEALVEVTNEKKFAVIICGTGINVMGIDKINNKRYQNGGWGYLFGDIGSGFWLSLRSIQEYLKYKDNLRNYDEIFESLEKYFKLSKTSDILNLLSEDNFKTKIASFTPVLLNEKSKLIDDLVNEGTNILANRCKIVLKRINSNILYLHGGTFKSKYFYDTFVDKFEEDIIFKFTTKNLECLLAGGML from the coding sequence TTGAAAATATTGGGAATTGATGGTGGTGGAAGTAATTTAAGATATTGTATAAATAATAAAAAAGCAGTTTTAAAGTTTGGAGTTAATTTAACTGCTGAAACTTCAGAATTTTTAACTAAAAAATTTTCTGAATTAAAAAAAATTACTGGTAAAGTTGATAAAATAGTTGCATCTCTTTCTGGAGTTGAAAATGAAAAAATAAAAGAGAAAACATACAATATATTAAAAAATGTTTTTGAAATAAATAATATCATTTTAAAAAATGATATAGAAGCACTTGTTGAAGTTACAAATGAAAAAAAATTTGCTGTAATAATTTGTGGAACAGGCATAAATGTTATGGGTATTGATAAAATTAATAATAAAAGATATCAGAATGGAGGATGGGGATATTTATTTGGAGATATAGGAAGTGGTTTTTGGCTTTCATTAAGAAGTATACAGGAATATTTAAAGTATAAAGATAATCTTAGAAACTATGATGAAATATTTGAAAGTTTAGAAAAATATTTTAAATTAAGTAAAACTTCAGATATATTAAATTTATTATCTGAAGATAATTTTAAAACTAAAATTGCATCTTTTACTCCAGTTCTCTTAAATGAAAAAAGTAAATTAATTGATGATTTGGTAAATGAAGGAACAAATATTTTAGCTAATCGTTGTAAAATTGTTTTGAAAAGAATAAATTCAAATATACTTTATCTACATGGAGGTACATTTAAGTCAAAATACTTTTATGATACTTTTGTAGATAAATTTGAAGAAGATATTATTTTTAAATTTACAACTAAAAATTTAGAGTGCTTATTAGCAGGAGGAATGTTATGA
- a CDS encoding GntR family transcriptional regulator, whose product MTKDPLYLSVYKKIKSDLINNKYKKGDKIPKELELCETYNVSRLTVRRALDELVREGLLKRVKGTGTFFNGFKTEEVLTRLSSFTDESIKNGFSSKSIVLENTLITIPEELIPVFNLPINSKILKLKRIRYRNEEPYAIETAYLNLAADIRLLNILDEDMNKKSLYSILINEYKLSLKYAEETIEVTQLSLEESKYLEQKKNSPAALRRQITKLDNGICIEYVVAVYRADKYKFKVVKNF is encoded by the coding sequence ATGACGAAAGATCCACTATATTTATCTGTATATAAAAAAATAAAATCTGATCTTATTAATAATAAATATAAAAAAGGAGATAAAATTCCAAAAGAATTAGAATTGTGTGAAACATATAATGTAAGTAGATTAACTGTAAGAAGAGCGTTGGACGAACTTGTAAGAGAAGGTCTTTTAAAAAGAGTAAAAGGAACTGGAACTTTTTTTAATGGTTTTAAGACTGAAGAAGTTTTAACAAGGCTTTCTAGTTTTACTGATGAATCTATAAAAAATGGATTTAGTAGTAAATCTATTGTTTTAGAAAATACTTTAATTACAATTCCAGAAGAGTTAATTCCTGTATTTAATCTTCCTATAAATTCAAAAATACTTAAATTAAAAAGAATTAGATATAGAAATGAAGAACCATATGCGATAGAGACTGCTTATTTAAATCTTGCGGCAGATATAAGATTATTAAATATATTAGATGAAGATATGAATAAAAAATCGTTATACTCAATATTAATTAATGAATATAAATTAAGTTTAAAGTATGCAGAAGAAACAATTGAAGTAACGCAACTTTCTTTAGAAGAATCAAAATATTTAGAGCAAAAGAAAAATTCACCAGCAGCTTTGAGGAGGCAAATAACAAAATTAGATAATGGAATTTGTATAGAGTACGTAGTAGCAGTTTACAGAGCCGACAAATATAAATTTAAGGTGGTGAAAAATTTTTGA
- a CDS encoding ROK family transcriptional regulator, translating into MLKIKNKTQHSILKYIWLKDTFTRQELSEKLNVDRSTISRNLEVLMKQNLVLKNGETSSSKKGGRKTNLLSLNKNSFYIIGISITGKEVYSILTNIKGEIIDSFSISGHINNRNIDKNIYKIIDQYLNNYENIVGICLAMPGIVDSQKGIIILSDELNLKNYSLKSILEEKYNIFVYIENDANAGAAAYLLHSKLKISNLIYFIFFFPNNLINLEGLGAGIIINKKLYNGSNSAAGEIKFNKYELNFSITLDDIKNYENSKKKELVDSFLNIISEKIVQMSSFLDPEKIILGGDITLFSKKMKNYFISNICSKLNKKNKFIVIDTGEIKTVAVGTVTAFLNEVMNNFEFISKIQN; encoded by the coding sequence ATGCTTAAAATAAAAAACAAAACACAACATTCAATACTAAAATATATATGGTTAAAAGATACTTTTACAAGACAAGAATTAAGTGAAAAATTAAATGTTGATCGTTCTACAATATCAAGAAATTTAGAAGTTTTAATGAAACAAAATTTAGTTTTAAAAAATGGTGAAACTAGTTCAAGTAAAAAAGGTGGAAGAAAGACAAATTTATTATCTTTAAATAAAAATAGTTTTTATATTATTGGAATTTCAATAACTGGAAAAGAAGTATATTCTATATTAACAAATATAAAAGGAGAAATTATTGATTCATTTTCTATTTCAGGTCATATTAACAATAGAAATATTGATAAAAATATTTATAAAATTATTGATCAATATTTAAATAATTATGAAAATATTGTTGGTATTTGCTTAGCAATGCCTGGAATAGTTGATTCTCAAAAAGGAATAATTATTTTATCTGATGAATTAAATTTAAAAAATTATAGTTTAAAAAGTATTTTAGAAGAAAAATATAATATTTTTGTTTATATAGAAAATGATGCAAATGCTGGTGCTGCTGCTTATTTATTACATTCTAAACTAAAAATTTCAAATCTAATTTATTTTATATTCTTTTTTCCTAATAACTTAATTAATTTAGAAGGATTAGGTGCAGGAATTATTATTAATAAAAAACTTTATAATGGATCAAATAGTGCTGCTGGAGAAATAAAATTTAATAAATATGAATTAAATTTTTCTATTACTTTAGATGATATTAAAAATTATGAAAATTCAAAGAAAAAAGAACTTGTAGATAGTTTTTTAAATATAATTTCAGAAAAAATAGTTCAAATGAGTAGTTTTTTAGATCCAGAAAAAATAATTTTAGGTGGAGACATAACTTTATTTTCTAAAAAAATGAAAAATTACTTTATTTCAAACATATGTTCTAAACTAAATAAAAAAAATAAGTTCATAGTTATTGATACCGGTGAAATAAAAACTGTTGCTGTCGGCACTGTAACTGCTTTTTTAAATGAAGTTATGAATAACTTTGAATTTATTTCAAAAATACAAAATTAA
- a CDS encoding extracellular solute-binding protein produces MKTKLLIFVLVIFSVLSFSKTKIVLWQFMMGDDVSKNILAGFEKENPDIDVEVVQLSWANGFDKIVTAFAANAAPDVLELGNTWVANFAKQGVLFDMSNTMKNNPEIVGWNQSEFNGKYWGVPWLLGTRAMYYNIDLFTKAGLDPTNPPKTWDEMLEAAKKIDALGSDIHGVAMASGEPYSPWQEWFLPAVWGNRGRVISKDLKKATFNSIEVQEAAKFYKDLSKYALKTKISDLQAAFGEGKIGMWITGSGAISQLSSTYPNTNFYVSYVPKPSNYRGFSASFAGGEILTISNQSKKKYAAVKLINYLTRPEVAMKITKRVPAIFPSNSKASNDPWFEDNPMSLIFFKQNATAVPVPPHPKWGDIQTEVTSAIEEIILNNEDINKTLDKYNKKIQEILDNSK; encoded by the coding sequence GTGAAAACCAAGTTACTTATTTTTGTTCTAGTTATTTTTTCTGTTTTATCATTTTCAAAAACTAAAATTGTTTTATGGCAATTCATGATGGGGGATGATGTATCTAAAAATATTTTAGCTGGATTTGAAAAAGAAAACCCAGATATAGATGTTGAAGTAGTTCAATTATCTTGGGCAAATGGTTTCGATAAAATAGTAACAGCTTTTGCAGCAAATGCTGCTCCAGATGTTTTAGAACTCGGAAACACCTGGGTTGCAAACTTTGCAAAACAAGGCGTTTTATTTGATATGTCTAACACAATGAAAAACAATCCAGAAATTGTAGGATGGAATCAATCAGAATTTAATGGTAAATATTGGGGAGTTCCTTGGTTATTAGGAACACGTGCAATGTACTATAACATAGATTTATTCACAAAAGCTGGATTAGATCCAACAAACCCACCAAAAACTTGGGATGAAATGTTAGAAGCTGCAAAGAAAATAGATGCTTTAGGTTCAGATATTCATGGTGTCGCAATGGCTTCTGGCGAACCTTATTCTCCTTGGCAAGAATGGTTTTTACCAGCAGTTTGGGGTAATAGAGGAAGAGTTATTTCAAAAGACTTAAAAAAGGCTACATTTAATTCAATTGAAGTACAAGAAGCTGCTAAATTTTATAAAGATTTATCAAAATATGCCTTAAAAACAAAGATTTCAGATTTACAAGCAGCTTTTGGAGAAGGAAAAATCGGAATGTGGATTACTGGTAGTGGTGCAATTTCTCAATTATCTTCTACATATCCAAATACAAATTTCTATGTTAGTTATGTACCAAAACCTTCAAATTATAGAGGATTTAGTGCATCATTTGCAGGTGGAGAAATTTTAACTATTTCAAATCAATCAAAAAAGAAATATGCAGCAGTTAAATTAATAAACTATTTAACAAGACCAGAAGTTGCTATGAAAATAACAAAAAGAGTACCTGCAATATTCCCATCTAATTCAAAAGCTTCAAATGATCCATGGTTTGAGGATAATCCAATGTCTTTAATTTTCTTTAAACAAAATGCAACTGCAGTACCTGTTCCACCACATCCAAAGTGGGGAGATATTCAAACTGAAGTAACAAGTGCAATAGAAGAAATAATCTTAAATAATGAAGATATTAATAAAACTTTAGATAAATACAACAAAAAAATACAAGAAATTTTAGATAATTCAAAATAA
- a CDS encoding carbohydrate ABC transporter permease codes for MKSKTKQRLTILFFLSPWLISFLIFGLYPILFSIYVSFTKYSGINPTMEFVGLKNYIHAFQDETFLIALKNTFIFVIGTIPFTIGIAVLIAILLNTYKKGSGIFKAGFFLPSVISMVVISMIWIYLYSSNGFFNTIISFLGMHVDQRSFLANQKTALISIMIMDVWAAFGYYVILVFAGLQNIPDSVYEAAKIDGANPRQVAFKITLPMLKPTLFFVISINTIRSFQIFSEIYTMTGGGPQNATQTVVHYLYQVSFNKFQMGYGSAISYILFIIIMTITLVQKRVLRSDY; via the coding sequence GTGAAATCAAAAACCAAACAAAGATTAACTATATTATTTTTTCTTTCACCATGGTTAATATCATTTTTAATCTTTGGTTTATATCCCATACTTTTTTCTATTTATGTTAGTTTTACAAAATATTCTGGAATAAATCCAACTATGGAGTTTGTAGGATTAAAAAATTATATTCATGCATTTCAAGATGAAACATTTTTAATAGCATTAAAAAACACATTTATATTTGTAATAGGAACAATACCTTTTACAATAGGAATTGCTGTATTAATAGCTATTTTATTAAATACCTATAAAAAAGGAAGTGGAATTTTTAAAGCAGGCTTTTTTTTACCTTCAGTAATATCAATGGTTGTAATATCAATGATATGGATTTATTTATATAGTTCAAATGGTTTTTTTAATACCATTATATCTTTTTTAGGCATGCATGTAGATCAAAGAAGTTTTCTTGCTAATCAAAAAACTGCTTTAATTTCAATAATGATTATGGATGTTTGGGCTGCCTTTGGATACTATGTTATATTAGTTTTTGCTGGACTTCAAAATATTCCAGATTCGGTTTATGAAGCTGCTAAAATAGATGGTGCAAATCCAAGACAAGTTGCTTTTAAAATTACACTTCCAATGTTAAAACCTACTTTGTTTTTTGTTATTTCAATAAATACAATTCGTTCATTTCAAATATTTAGTGAAATTTATACAATGACTGGTGGTGGCCCACAAAATGCCACTCAAACTGTAGTTCATTATCTTTATCAAGTTTCATTTAATAAATTTCAAATGGGTTATGGTTCAGCAATTTCATATATACTATTCATAATAATAATGACAATTACACTTGTTCAAAAAAGAGTTTTGAGGAGTGACTATTAA
- a CDS encoding carbohydrate ABC transporter permease, translating into MTVKKINLILLSILLIFSMIPLFMMIMTSLISQGDLFHIVKEKTLLDFELNPMFLRNKMSVIGKYKIINSPYSKGIEISSNNTSGLILKVRDKDMNTINSIDFYINAKDIKSFDILLKDIDDNQQKISYNLMNNYKWEKISLKLNLKKYNNIDIKHISKIELLFNSNNPIQIDEVKMSYKFPTLYNFIKVWKENDFARYILNSSLVSILSVAGNLLFCTMVAYVFARKNFKGKEILFAIVLGTMMIPPQITIIPIFILMSKLHWINTYQALILPSIVTPFGIFLMRQYIEQLPKELDQAAYVDGANDFQIFTKIILPLSGPALAVLGINSFISSWNDLYYPLVLTNTPEMRTVQVGLAMFQKLNQVSWPILMAASTIAAVPVIIIFLIFQKKIISGLVDGAVKS; encoded by the coding sequence ATGACAGTAAAAAAAATAAATTTAATATTATTAAGCATATTATTAATTTTTTCTATGATACCTTTATTCATGATGATAATGACATCTTTAATATCTCAAGGAGATCTTTTTCATATAGTAAAAGAAAAAACTTTATTGGATTTTGAATTAAATCCAATGTTTTTAAGAAATAAAATGAGTGTAATTGGAAAGTATAAAATAATAAATTCTCCATATAGCAAAGGTATTGAAATATCAAGCAACAATACTTCGGGTTTAATTTTAAAAGTAAGAGATAAAGATATGAATACAATTAATAGTATTGATTTTTATATTAATGCTAAAGATATAAAATCTTTTGATATTCTTTTAAAGGATATAGATGATAATCAACAAAAAATATCTTATAATTTAATGAATAATTATAAATGGGAAAAAATTTCTCTAAAATTAAATTTAAAAAAATACAATAACATAGATATTAAACATATATCTAAAATAGAATTATTATTTAATTCAAATAATCCTATTCAAATTGATGAAGTAAAAATGAGTTATAAATTTCCAACTTTATATAATTTTATAAAGGTATGGAAGGAAAATGACTTTGCAAGATATATATTAAATAGTTCTCTAGTATCTATACTTTCAGTTGCAGGAAATTTATTATTTTGTACTATGGTAGCTTATGTTTTTGCTAGAAAAAACTTTAAAGGAAAAGAAATATTATTTGCTATAGTTCTTGGAACAATGATGATTCCACCACAAATTACAATTATTCCAATATTTATTTTAATGAGTAAATTACACTGGATAAATACTTATCAGGCTTTAATATTACCCTCAATAGTTACACCTTTTGGAATCTTTTTAATGAGACAGTATATAGAACAATTACCAAAAGAACTTGATCAAGCAGCATATGTTGACGGCGCAAATGATTTTCAAATATTTACAAAAATAATATTACCTTTAAGTGGTCCTGCATTAGCAGTTCTTGGTATTAATTCTTTTATTAGCAGTTGGAATGACTTATATTATCCATTAGTATTAACAAACACACCAGAAATGAGAACTGTCCAAGTAGGACTTGCTATGTTTCAAAAATTAAATCAAGTTAGTTGGCCAATATTAATGGCAGCTTCTACTATTGCAGCAGTTCCAGTTATTATAATTTTTTTAATTTTTCAAAAAAAGATAATATCAGGACTTGTAGATGGCGCAGTAAAATCATAA
- a CDS encoding protein O-GlcNAcase — protein sequence MYFDIRGIVEGFYGKPWTHQERKDLIKFMEKNNYNLYIYAPKADTYHRFNWGKKYPSSFMEEFKDLIIEGKKSNIDVSIAISPGLSLKYSNNDQLLKLKEKFETFINIGVKTICLFLDDIPTNLQYEEDKNKYNDLADAQQDFTNKLYNELSNKIEKFIFCPTHYHGEVGDYQKKLGKTLNSEIEIIWTGPEVCSEKIPLNDSEKISKAFKRKVLYWDNYPVNDSTMVSEMHLGPYIGRDKNLFKNSKGFLINPMNQAYASMITLGAISEYLNNPESYDPDISLRNSISRLTNLKNELYEFSKVNVQSPLNKENTYTKNFINTFNKLYENSSSKGIEYLKNESKKIFKIYSKLMSLQKKLKENLIPWLKNYKNSGFLIEKISELIELSQPLIHEKFNNEDINKLRKKILEVENLLKLCIELDTKVYGEDLIKFALIHLKNAKGFIKLNIF from the coding sequence ATGTACTTTGATATAAGAGGAATTGTAGAAGGGTTTTATGGAAAACCTTGGACTCATCAAGAAAGAAAAGATCTAATAAAATTTATGGAAAAAAATAATTATAATCTATATATTTATGCGCCAAAAGCAGATACATATCATAGATTTAATTGGGGAAAAAAATATCCAAGCTCATTTATGGAAGAATTTAAAGACTTAATAATAGAAGGTAAAAAAAGTAACATTGATGTTTCAATCGCAATAAGCCCTGGACTTTCATTAAAATATTCAAACAATGATCAATTATTAAAACTAAAGGAAAAATTTGAAACTTTTATAAATATAGGAGTTAAAACAATTTGTTTGTTTTTGGATGATATTCCTACAAACTTACAGTATGAAGAAGACAAAAATAAATATAATGATTTAGCTGATGCACAACAAGATTTTACTAATAAATTATATAATGAACTTTCAAACAAAATAGAAAAATTTATATTTTGTCCAACACATTATCATGGTGAAGTTGGAGATTATCAAAAAAAATTAGGAAAAACTTTAAATAGTGAAATAGAAATAATTTGGACAGGACCTGAAGTTTGTTCAGAAAAAATCCCTTTAAATGATTCAGAAAAAATTAGTAAAGCTTTTAAAAGAAAAGTATTGTATTGGGATAATTATCCTGTTAATGATTCAACAATGGTTTCAGAAATGCACTTAGGACCTTATATTGGAAGAGATAAAAATTTATTTAAAAATTCAAAAGGTTTTTTAATAAATCCAATGAATCAAGCATATGCTTCAATGATAACTTTAGGAGCAATATCTGAATACTTAAATAATCCAGAATCATACGATCCAGATATTTCATTAAGAAACTCAATTTCAAGATTAACTAATTTAAAAAATGAATTATACGAATTTTCAAAAGTAAATGTACAAAGTCCTTTAAATAAAGAAAACACATATACTAAAAATTTTATAAATACTTTTAATAAATTATATGAAAATTCATCTTCAAAAGGTATAGAATATTTAAAAAATGAATCAAAAAAAATTTTTAAAATTTATTCTAAATTAATGAGCCTTCAAAAAAAATTAAAGGAAAATTTAATTCCATGGTTAAAAAATTATAAAAATTCTGGTTTTTTAATTGAAAAAATATCAGAGTTAATTGAATTATCTCAACCATTAATACATGAAAAATTTAATAATGAGGATATAAATAAATTAAGAAAAAAAATTTTAGAAGTAGAAAATTTACTAAAATTATGTATAGAATTAGATACAAAAGTTTATGGTGAAGACTTAATAAAATTTGCATTAATACACTTGAAAAACGCTAAAGGATTTATAAAATTGAATATATTTTAG
- the arcA gene encoding arginine deiminase yields MKINVYSEIGKLRRVLLHRPGKELENLAPRYLADLLFDDIPYLKKAQEEHDAFANLLRENGVEVKYVTDLFVEAMDSQNNKLDFVKEFLDLSEINNQYIREALIEMLTSMSTREMVDKLIAGVRTNELKLKQDIFSVKVRKAKLGIPFFLNPMPNLYFQRDPAATIGKGITINKMRTPARRREAMLMEYVINNHPEYKGTPKYYEKDCPYALEGGDVLVLNKKTLAVGISQRTDPEALEALANNIFHKYGDSFESILGFLIPESRAYMHLDTVFTMLDYDKFVVHPKLEGIIKIFVLRKEDKGYSVSEESGELSEILKRHLELEKATVIRCGDSDEIAAEREQWNDGSNALAIAPGKIIVYDRNYVTNRLFKEAGIEILEIPSSELSRGRGGPRCMSMPLFREE; encoded by the coding sequence ATGAAAATAAATGTATATAGTGAAATAGGTAAATTACGGAGAGTGTTATTACATCGGCCAGGAAAAGAGTTAGAAAACTTAGCCCCACGCTACTTAGCAGATCTTCTATTTGATGATATACCCTACCTAAAAAAGGCACAAGAGGAACACGATGCATTTGCCAACCTTCTAAGAGAAAATGGCGTAGAAGTAAAGTATGTAACAGATCTATTCGTAGAAGCCATGGACTCACAAAATAACAAACTTGACTTTGTAAAAGAATTTTTAGACCTATCTGAAATAAACAATCAATATATAAGAGAAGCCTTAATAGAGATGTTAACTTCAATGAGTACAAGAGAAATGGTAGACAAGTTAATAGCAGGAGTAAGAACAAATGAATTGAAGTTAAAACAAGATATATTTTCAGTAAAGGTAAGAAAAGCCAAGTTAGGAATACCCTTCTTTTTAAATCCAATGCCAAACTTATACTTTCAAAGAGATCCAGCAGCAACAATAGGAAAAGGAATAACAATAAATAAAATGAGAACACCAGCAAGAAGAAGAGAAGCAATGTTAATGGAATATGTAATAAATAATCATCCAGAATACAAAGGAACACCAAAGTATTATGAAAAAGATTGTCCATACGCATTAGAAGGTGGAGATGTATTAGTATTAAACAAAAAGACATTGGCAGTTGGAATATCTCAAAGAACAGATCCAGAAGCACTAGAAGCATTAGCAAACAACATATTTCATAAATATGGAGATTCATTTGAAAGCATATTGGGATTTTTAATACCAGAATCAAGAGCATACATGCACTTAGATACAGTATTTACAATGTTGGATTATGATAAGTTTGTAGTACATCCAAAGTTAGAAGGAATAATAAAAATATTTGTATTGAGAAAAGAAGATAAAGGATATTCAGTATCAGAAGAAAGTGGAGAACTATCTGAAATATTGAAAAGACACTTAGAATTAGAAAAAGCAACGGTAATAAGATGTGGAGACTCAGATGAAATAGCAGCAGAAAGAGAACAATGGAATGATGGATCAAATGCATTGGCAATAGCTCCAGGTAAGATAATAGTTTATGATAGAAATTATGTAACCAACAGATTATTTAAAGAAGCAGGAATAGAAATACTCGAAATCCCATCAAGCGAACTCTCAAGAGGACGTGGAGGTCCAAGATGTATGAGTATGCCACTATTTAGAGAAGAATAA